The following are from one region of the Prochlorococcus marinus str. SB genome:
- the ruvB gene encoding Holliday junction branch migration DNA helicase RuvB, translated as MAIISSNIDDNDFSFRKKELRLVDSKNIPEEKRNNNLNLARPLNLKEFIGQEQLKSSLRIAIDASIIRKEPLEHTLLYGQPGLGKTTLAFLIAHELNTKCRIATAPAIERPRDIVGLLLGLKEGEVLFIDEIHRLNRLTEELLYSAMEDFRLDLTMGANRGARCRTINLPRFTLIGATTKLASISAPLRDRFGISQKIEFYTCDELKQIIVNFSRLINLNLEDEASYDLAKISRGTPRIALRLLRRVRDYAQVVMKTNTISVNLIKKALNSYQIDEKGLDSLDRHYLSFLNQNNNIPTGLDSIASGLGDDSSMLEFVVEPYLIKIGFLRRTPRGRLLTALGKKYIDSKDDNF; from the coding sequence ATGGCAATAATTTCTTCCAATATAGACGATAATGACTTTTCTTTTCGTAAAAAAGAACTTAGGCTAGTTGACTCAAAAAACATTCCAGAAGAAAAGAGAAATAATAATTTGAACTTAGCCCGGCCTCTTAATTTAAAAGAATTTATTGGCCAAGAACAACTTAAATCTTCTTTAAGAATAGCCATAGATGCTTCAATTATTAGAAAAGAACCTTTGGAGCATACTCTTTTATATGGACAGCCTGGTCTAGGTAAGACTACTCTTGCTTTTTTGATAGCCCACGAATTGAATACAAAATGTAGGATTGCGACTGCACCAGCAATTGAAAGACCAAGAGATATTGTAGGTTTACTTCTTGGATTAAAAGAAGGTGAAGTTTTATTTATCGATGAGATACATCGCTTAAATAGGTTAACTGAAGAGTTGTTATATTCTGCAATGGAGGATTTTAGACTTGACTTAACTATGGGAGCTAATAGAGGAGCCCGTTGCAGAACAATTAATCTTCCTAGGTTTACTCTGATTGGCGCGACAACTAAATTAGCCTCAATAAGTGCACCTCTAAGAGACAGATTTGGGATATCTCAGAAAATTGAATTCTATACATGTGATGAATTAAAACAAATTATTGTTAATTTCTCTCGATTAATAAACCTCAATTTAGAAGATGAAGCATCTTATGATTTGGCAAAGATATCTCGAGGGACTCCAAGAATTGCTTTAAGATTATTAAGACGAGTTAGAGATTATGCTCAAGTTGTTATGAAGACTAATACTATTTCAGTGAATTTAATAAAAAAAGCTTTAAATTCTTACCAAATAGATGAAAAAGGATTGGATTCTTTAGATAGACACTATTTATCTTTTCTTAACCAAAATAATAATATTCCAACTGGCCTTGATTCAATTGCATCTGGGTTGGGAGATGATTCTTCAATGTTAGAATTTGTTGTTGAGCCATATCTTATTAAAATTGGTTTTCTCAGGAGAACTCCTCGAGGAAGATTGCTTACTGCTTTAGGAAAAAAGTACATTGATTCAAAAGATGATAACTTTTAA
- the psaC gene encoding photosystem I iron-sulfur center protein PsaC translates to MSHAVKIYDTCIGCTQCVRACPLDVLEMVPWDGCKAGQIASSPRTEDCVGCKRCETACPTDFLSIRVYLGDETSRSMGLAY, encoded by the coding sequence ATGTCACACGCAGTTAAAATTTACGACACTTGCATTGGTTGTACCCAATGTGTAAGGGCTTGCCCACTTGATGTTTTAGAAATGGTTCCTTGGGATGGCTGTAAAGCAGGCCAAATAGCATCTTCTCCTAGAACAGAAGATTGTGTAGGATGCAAAAGATGTGAAACGGCATGTCCTACAGATTTCTTAAGTATTCGTGTTTATTTAGGAGATGAGACATCTAGGAGTATGGGTTTAGCATATTAA
- the acpP gene encoding acyl carrier protein: protein MSQEILEKVCSIVSEQLSVEAEEVKSDSNFQNDLGADSLDTVELVMALEEAFDIEIPDEAAEGIATVGDAVKFIEEKKG, encoded by the coding sequence ATGTCACAAGAAATCCTCGAAAAAGTCTGTTCTATTGTTTCAGAACAATTAAGCGTTGAAGCAGAAGAAGTTAAATCAGATTCAAATTTCCAAAATGATTTAGGTGCAGATTCTCTAGATACTGTTGAATTAGTAATGGCACTTGAAGAAGCATTTGATATTGAAATTCCAGATGAAGCAGCTGAAGGAATAGCAACTGTTGGCGATGCAGTAAAATTCATCGAAGAAAAAAAAGGTTAG
- a CDS encoding tetratricopeptide repeat protein — translation MITFKKVKVCFLLIFIFFNIFYIAPCYSLSSREDLFKNALDLSSGGKFNLALQEWNQYLDSYPDDAAGFSNRGNVRLVVGDVKGSIDDQNKAISLNPSEIDPYINRGIAEEALGLWSQAKKDYMFVISLDSKNFSALYNLANVEGSTYHWDKARDLFSKAALYNPGFVMARSSLALADFQLGNIDEAEKELIKLIRRYPTFADARAALTALNWSNGEAGKAESNWIAVTELDPRYSDGVWLKEVRRWPPQPIKDLMNFIDLK, via the coding sequence ATGATAACTTTTAAAAAAGTTAAGGTTTGTTTTTTATTAATTTTTATTTTTTTCAATATTTTTTATATTGCACCATGCTATTCATTATCTTCGAGAGAGGATTTGTTTAAAAATGCGTTAGATCTTAGTTCAGGCGGAAAATTTAATCTCGCTTTACAAGAATGGAATCAATATCTCGATTCTTATCCTGATGATGCTGCAGGTTTTAGCAATAGAGGAAATGTAAGACTTGTTGTAGGAGATGTTAAGGGATCAATAGATGACCAAAATAAGGCAATAAGTTTGAATCCTAGTGAAATTGATCCTTATATTAACAGGGGTATTGCTGAGGAAGCATTGGGTTTATGGTCGCAAGCGAAAAAGGATTATATGTTCGTTATTTCCCTAGATAGTAAAAATTTCTCTGCATTATATAATTTAGCTAACGTCGAAGGATCTACATACCATTGGGATAAAGCAAGAGATTTATTCTCAAAAGCTGCTTTATATAATCCAGGATTTGTTATGGCTAGGTCAAGTTTGGCGTTAGCAGATTTCCAGTTGGGAAATATTGATGAAGCTGAAAAAGAATTAATAAAGTTAATTAGACGTTATCCAACTTTTGCAGATGCTAGGGCAGCTTTAACAGCTTTGAATTGGTCTAATGGTGAAGCTGGTAAAGCAGAGAGTAATTGGATAGCGGTAACTGAATTAGATCCTAGATATAGTGATGGAGTATGGTTAAAAGAAGTAAGAAGATGGCCTCCTCAACCAATTAAAGATTTAATGAATTTTATCGATTTAAAATAA
- a CDS encoding amidohydrolase — MNRNQLYKKIDSFNDELINLRRHIHEHPELSGLENQTAILISGFLKDIGWNVRESIGRTGVIADFGPLDKGIIGLRVDMDALPIFEETKLSFSSKVDGVMHACGHDLHISIGLGVAKIIKDLKLNFGTRIIFQPAEEIASGARWMIKDGATNGLTHIFGVHVYPDLSVGTIGIKEGSLTAAAGELNVEIKGKSGHGARPYEGVDAIWAASKVISGIQESITRKLDPLDPVVITFGKINGGNAFNVLAEKVNLIGTVRCTNRKVFTNIGNWLNENITSLANSCGAEAKVIFREITPAVNNNPEINRVLRDSGIKVLGQENVIELQKPSLGAEDFAEFLNEIPGAMFRLGVSSSNGCAPLHSSKFDPDERAIAVGIKVITESIVKLNNKKINTIGK, encoded by the coding sequence ATGAATAGAAATCAGTTATATAAAAAAATTGATTCGTTTAATGATGAACTCATTAACTTAAGAAGACATATCCATGAACATCCGGAATTAAGTGGACTTGAAAATCAAACAGCAATCTTGATCAGTGGTTTTTTAAAAGATATTGGTTGGAATGTTAGAGAATCTATAGGTAGGACTGGAGTTATAGCTGATTTTGGCCCCCTAGATAAAGGTATTATAGGTTTAAGAGTGGATATGGATGCTTTGCCAATATTTGAGGAAACTAAATTAAGTTTTTCTTCAAAAGTAGATGGTGTTATGCATGCCTGTGGGCACGATTTGCATATCTCGATTGGATTGGGTGTCGCAAAAATTATTAAGGATTTAAAATTAAATTTTGGGACTCGGATAATTTTTCAGCCTGCTGAAGAAATTGCGAGTGGAGCTAGATGGATGATTAAGGATGGTGCAACTAATGGTTTAACCCATATTTTTGGAGTTCATGTCTACCCCGATTTATCCGTAGGGACTATTGGCATTAAAGAGGGAAGTTTAACTGCAGCTGCGGGAGAACTTAATGTTGAGATTAAAGGAAAATCAGGCCATGGTGCTCGACCTTATGAAGGAGTTGATGCCATTTGGGCGGCCTCAAAAGTTATCTCGGGAATTCAAGAATCAATAACACGGAAGTTAGACCCTCTAGATCCAGTAGTAATAACTTTTGGAAAAATAAATGGCGGCAATGCATTCAATGTTCTTGCAGAAAAGGTTAATTTAATTGGTACTGTTAGATGCACTAATCGTAAAGTATTTACGAATATTGGTAATTGGCTTAATGAAAATATCACTTCTTTAGCCAATAGTTGCGGAGCTGAAGCAAAAGTAATATTTAGAGAAATCACTCCGGCAGTTAATAATAATCCTGAAATTAATCGAGTTCTCAGAGATTCGGGAATTAAGGTTTTGGGTCAAGAAAATGTAATCGAATTACAAAAACCATCATTAGGAGCTGAGGATTTCGCTGAATTCTTAAATGAAATTCCTGGAGCTATGTTTAGGCTTGGGGTTTCTAGTTCCAATGGATGTGCTCCTCTTCATAGTTCTAAATTTGATCCGGATGAAAGAGCTATTGCTGTTGGAATTAAAGTGATAACAGAATCCATAGTAAAATTAAATAATAAAAAAATTAATACTATTGGCAAATGA
- the smpB gene encoding SsrA-binding protein SmpB translates to MAKNSNKVKKNTNKANNFKLLADNRYAKFQYAISETIEAGIELLGTEVKSIRNGKANLRDGYCSFRDGEILLLNVHISPHKNVGSFFNHDPLRNRKLLLHKKEIIKMKSNTEKKGMTIVPLSLYLKGSWIKLTIGVGKGKKLHDKRQDEKQKSIKKEINSALKR, encoded by the coding sequence ATGGCAAAAAATTCAAACAAAGTTAAAAAAAATACTAATAAAGCAAATAATTTTAAACTTCTAGCTGATAATAGATATGCAAAATTTCAATATGCAATATCTGAAACAATCGAAGCTGGAATTGAGCTTTTAGGGACTGAAGTAAAGTCCATTAGAAACGGAAAAGCAAATTTAAGAGACGGATACTGTTCATTCAGAGATGGTGAGATCTTATTATTAAATGTTCACATTTCACCACATAAAAATGTGGGGTCTTTCTTTAATCATGATCCACTAAGAAATAGAAAGTTGCTACTACATAAAAAAGAAATAATAAAAATGAAATCTAATACTGAAAAAAAAGGAATGACTATTGTTCCATTATCTCTTTATTTAAAGGGCTCATGGATAAAACTAACTATTGGAGTTGGTAAAGGGAAAAAATTACATGACAAACGACAAGATGAAAAACAAAAAAGCATAAAAAAAGAAATCAACTCGGCACTAAAAAGATAA
- the thiC gene encoding phosphomethylpyrimidine synthase ThiC: protein MRSSWIKPRLGKDNVTQMNFARNGYITEEMDFVAKKENLPSSLIMEEVARGRLIIPANINHLNLEPMSIGIASRCKVNANIGASPNASDINEEVEKLKLAVKYGADTVMDLSTGGVNLDEVRQAIIQESPVPIGTVPVYQALESVHGSIDRLTEDDFLHIIEKHCKQGVDYQTIHAGLLIEHLPKVKGRITGIVSRGGGILAQWMLHHFKQNPLYTRFDDICEIFKKYDCTFSLGDSLRPGCLHDASDDAQLAELKTLGELTRRAWEHNVQVMVEGPGHVPMDQIEFNVRKQMEECSEAPFYVLGPLVTDISPGYDHISSAIGAAMAGWYGTSMLCYVTPKEHLGLPNAEDVREGLIAYKIAAHAADIARHRSGARDRDDELSHARYNFDWNKQFELSLDPERAKQYHDETLPEEIFKKAEFCSMCGPKHCPMNSKISDESLDQLKDKLEECNTSV from the coding sequence ATGAGAAGTTCTTGGATTAAGCCTCGCCTTGGGAAAGACAATGTAACTCAGATGAACTTTGCGAGAAATGGATATATCACTGAAGAAATGGATTTTGTTGCTAAAAAAGAGAATCTTCCTTCTTCTTTAATAATGGAAGAAGTAGCAAGAGGAAGATTAATTATTCCTGCTAATATTAATCATTTGAATCTTGAGCCAATGTCTATAGGTATTGCTTCTAGATGCAAAGTTAATGCCAATATTGGTGCTTCCCCTAATGCAAGTGATATCAATGAAGAAGTAGAAAAGCTGAAACTTGCTGTTAAATATGGTGCTGATACGGTTATGGATCTTTCTACGGGAGGAGTCAATTTAGATGAAGTCCGACAAGCAATTATTCAAGAATCTCCTGTTCCCATAGGAACTGTTCCTGTTTATCAAGCTTTAGAAAGTGTTCATGGTTCAATAGATAGACTAACAGAAGACGATTTTCTTCATATTATTGAAAAACATTGTAAGCAGGGCGTAGATTATCAAACTATTCATGCTGGTCTATTAATAGAGCATTTGCCAAAAGTTAAAGGAAGAATTACTGGAATTGTTAGTAGAGGGGGAGGTATTTTAGCCCAATGGATGTTACATCATTTTAAACAAAATCCTCTCTATACAAGGTTTGATGATATCTGTGAGATTTTCAAAAAATATGATTGTACTTTTTCTCTAGGAGATTCACTAAGGCCTGGATGTTTGCATGATGCTTCTGATGATGCTCAGCTAGCTGAATTGAAGACCTTAGGCGAGCTTACTAGAAGAGCATGGGAACATAATGTTCAAGTAATGGTTGAAGGTCCTGGTCATGTACCTATGGATCAAATTGAGTTTAATGTAAGAAAGCAAATGGAAGAATGTTCAGAAGCCCCATTTTATGTGCTTGGTCCATTAGTGACTGATATATCCCCTGGCTATGACCATATATCAAGTGCTATTGGGGCGGCGATGGCAGGATGGTATGGGACTTCTATGTTATGTTATGTAACGCCAAAAGAACATCTAGGTCTACCAAATGCAGAAGATGTGAGAGAAGGCTTAATTGCTTATAAAATAGCTGCTCACGCTGCTGATATAGCAAGACATAGATCTGGAGCTCGTGATCGAGATGATGAACTTAGTCATGCAAGGTATAACTTTGATTGGAATAAACAATTCGAACTTTCATTAGATCCGGAAAGGGCAAAGCAGTACCATGATGAAACACTGCCTGAAGAAATCTTTAAAAAGGCAGAGTTTTGTTCAATGTGTGGCCCTAAACATTGTCCAATGAATTCAAAGATTTCTGATGAATCTCTTGATCAGTTAAAAGATAAGCTTGAAGAATGCAATACTTCAGTGTAA
- the fabF gene encoding beta-ketoacyl-ACP synthase II — MPNFHRVVITGIGAVTPIGNNIDEYLVGLQTGTNGVSDITLFDPEQHPCKFAAEVKNLQSELFIEAKESKRWDRFSQFGVIAAKQAFNDSGLEITEANASRIGVIIGSGVGGLLTMESQAQILSHKGPKRVSPFTVPMMIPNMATGLAAIALGAKGPSSSVSTACAAGSNAIGDSFRLLQLGKADAMICGGAEASITPLGVAGFASAKALSSRNESPQTASRPFDAERDGFVIGEGSGILILETLENAQKRNARIYAEIVGYGTTCDAHHITAPSPGGIGGAEAIKLAIEDACLSLEKVDYINAHGTSTSANDKNETSAIKSIFRDRSYLIPVSSTKSMTGHLLGGSGGIEAVACILSLTHNFIPPTINYVNRDPECDLDYVPNNAREAQLRVTLSNSFGFGGHNVCLAFSKMN, encoded by the coding sequence ATGCCAAATTTCCATCGAGTAGTTATTACTGGTATAGGAGCAGTAACTCCAATTGGTAATAACATTGATGAATATTTAGTCGGTCTTCAAACAGGTACTAATGGGGTTTCAGATATTACTCTCTTTGATCCTGAACAACATCCCTGCAAATTTGCTGCAGAAGTAAAAAATCTTCAATCTGAACTTTTTATTGAAGCTAAAGAATCCAAAAGATGGGATCGTTTTTCCCAGTTTGGAGTTATTGCTGCAAAGCAAGCCTTTAATGATTCTGGACTTGAAATTACTGAAGCTAATGCATCAAGAATTGGAGTGATTATTGGTTCTGGTGTTGGAGGCTTACTAACTATGGAAAGTCAAGCTCAAATATTGAGTCATAAAGGGCCTAAGAGAGTAAGTCCATTTACAGTCCCAATGATGATTCCAAACATGGCCACTGGATTGGCTGCAATCGCTTTAGGTGCAAAAGGACCAAGTTCCTCTGTTTCCACGGCTTGTGCTGCTGGTTCAAATGCAATTGGCGATTCTTTTAGATTACTCCAACTTGGGAAAGCAGATGCAATGATCTGTGGGGGAGCAGAAGCAAGTATTACACCTCTCGGGGTAGCTGGTTTTGCTAGTGCCAAAGCTCTTTCTTCCAGAAATGAAAGCCCTCAAACTGCTAGCAGACCTTTTGATGCAGAAAGAGATGGATTTGTTATTGGAGAGGGATCTGGAATTCTTATTTTAGAAACTTTAGAAAATGCACAAAAAAGGAATGCGAGAATTTATGCAGAAATAGTTGGTTATGGAACAACATGTGATGCTCATCATATAACTGCTCCATCTCCAGGAGGGATTGGAGGCGCAGAAGCTATCAAATTAGCAATTGAAGACGCTTGTCTTAGCCTTGAAAAAGTTGATTACATAAATGCTCATGGAACAAGTACATCAGCTAATGATAAAAATGAAACTTCTGCAATTAAATCTATTTTTAGAGACAGATCTTACCTCATTCCTGTAAGCTCTACTAAGTCGATGACAGGTCATCTCCTAGGAGGCTCAGGAGGTATAGAAGCTGTAGCTTGTATACTTTCTTTGACACATAATTTTATCCCTCCTACAATTAACTACGTTAATCGAGATCCTGAATGTGATCTTGATTATGTACCAAATAATGCGAGAGAAGCTCAATTAAGAGTTACTCTCTCCAATTCTTTCGGCTTTGGTGGTCACAATGTTTGCCTTGCTTTCAGCAAAATGAACTGA
- the lysS gene encoding lysine--tRNA ligase: MSEIKEARLQKASSLVNKGFASYAQSFKVSHTTSFLIQKFDHLENGQEEDFSVSIAGRVLAKRVMGKIAFFTISDQEGQIQLYLDKRIINFNLEKQKLLSFEDLKEIVDIGDWIGVYGTIKKTNKGELSIKVEKWEMLSKSLQPLPDKWHGLTDIEKRYRQRYLDLIVNPHSKNVFKTRAKCISFIRKWLDNRNFLEIETPILQSEAGGAEARPFITHHNTLDIPLYLRIATELHLKRMVVGGFEKVYELGRIFRNEGISTRHNPEFTSVEIYEAYSDYVDMMNLTEELIKDIVADACGSLTINYQNKEIDFSKPWSRISMKAIVKKYTGIDFDSFSGDFLAAKQAVKNINVDCSNKVNTIGRLLNEVFEQKVESKLIEPTFVIDYPVEISPLARPHHDNKEIVQRFELFIVGRELANAFSELIDPVDQRERMQLQQSLRDEGDLEAHCIDEDFLNALEIGMPPTGGLGIGIDRLIMLITNSASIRDVIPFPLLKPEITSKKS; the protein is encoded by the coding sequence TTGTCTGAAATAAAAGAAGCGCGCTTACAAAAAGCTAGTTCACTTGTGAATAAAGGATTTGCTTCTTACGCACAGAGCTTTAAGGTATCACATACTACCAGTTTTCTTATTCAAAAATTTGATCATCTAGAAAATGGTCAAGAGGAAGACTTCAGTGTTTCTATTGCTGGTAGAGTTCTTGCAAAAAGGGTAATGGGCAAAATTGCCTTTTTCACAATAAGCGATCAAGAAGGTCAGATTCAGCTTTATCTAGATAAAAGGATTATTAATTTCAATTTAGAAAAACAAAAATTACTTTCTTTTGAAGATCTCAAGGAAATAGTAGATATTGGTGATTGGATAGGAGTCTATGGAACTATTAAAAAAACTAATAAAGGTGAGCTTTCAATTAAAGTAGAAAAATGGGAAATGTTATCCAAATCATTACAACCTCTCCCAGATAAATGGCATGGATTGACTGATATTGAAAAAAGATATAGACAACGTTATTTAGATTTAATAGTAAATCCTCACTCTAAAAATGTATTTAAAACCAGAGCGAAATGTATAAGTTTTATAAGAAAATGGCTTGATAATAGAAATTTTTTAGAGATAGAGACTCCAATTCTGCAATCTGAAGCTGGTGGTGCTGAAGCAAGACCATTTATAACTCATCACAATACATTAGATATACCGTTGTATTTAAGAATAGCTACAGAATTACATTTAAAGAGAATGGTTGTTGGAGGTTTTGAGAAAGTCTATGAATTGGGAAGAATCTTCCGTAATGAGGGGATAAGTACAAGGCATAATCCAGAATTCACCTCAGTGGAAATTTATGAAGCTTATTCTGATTATGTAGATATGATGAATTTAACTGAAGAATTAATTAAAGATATCGTAGCTGATGCATGTGGGTCTTTAACTATAAATTATCAAAATAAAGAAATTGATTTTTCTAAGCCTTGGTCAAGAATATCCATGAAAGCTATTGTCAAAAAATATACAGGGATTGATTTTGATTCTTTCAGTGGAGACTTTCTAGCAGCAAAACAAGCCGTTAAAAATATCAATGTTGATTGTTCTAATAAAGTAAATACTATAGGAAGACTTTTAAATGAGGTCTTCGAGCAAAAAGTAGAATCAAAACTTATAGAACCCACTTTTGTTATTGATTATCCTGTTGAAATTTCTCCTTTAGCTAGGCCTCATCATGATAATAAAGAAATAGTTCAGAGATTTGAATTATTCATTGTTGGTCGAGAACTGGCAAATGCTTTTAGTGAGTTGATAGATCCAGTAGATCAAAGAGAAAGAATGCAATTACAGCAATCTCTTAGAGATGAAGGAGATCTTGAGGCTCACTGTATAGATGAAGATTTTTTAAATGCTTTAGAGATAGGCATGCCGCCTACGGGAGGATTAGGTATAGGCATTGATAGGCTAATTATGTTAATTACTAATAGCGCATCGATTAGAGATGTAATCCCTTTCCCATTGTTAAAACCAGAAATAACTTCCAAAAAAAGTTAA
- the tkt gene encoding transketolase — MVAASVSLESLCVNSIRMLAVDAVNKSNSGHPGLPMGCAPMGYALWQNILNHNPNNPKWFNRDRFVLSAGHGCMLLYSLLHLTGYKSVSIEDIKQFRQWGSKTPGHPETFETEGVEVTAGPLGAGISNAVGLAIAETHLAAKFNKSDCNIVDHYTYVIMGDGCNQEGIASEACSLAGHLKLGKLIALYDDNQITIDGRTDVSFTEDVLKRYEAYGWHVQHVEDGNHDVKGITEAIEKAKLITDKPSIIKISTTIGYGSPNKSDTAGIHGAAVGEEEAALTREFLNWEYSPFEIPDEVYAHFRKSINKGENLEKEWDSKFAEYQKKYPSEGAELKRMLEGQLPENWDSDLPSYSPDDKGLATRKHSQICLGALGPNLPELIGGSADLTHSNYTDIKGESGSFQPHSPEKRYLHFGVREHAMAAVLNGIAYHNSGLIPYGGTFLVFADYMRGSMRLSALSELGVIYVLTHDSIGVGEDGPTHQPIETIPSLRAMPNMLVFRPGDGNETSGAYKLAIQNRKRPSALCLSRQGMPNQENTSIDKVALGGYVVSDCEGTPDLIFIGTGSELNLCIEASKEISSLGKKIRVVSMPCVELFEEQEESYKESVLPSSVKKRVVVEAAHSFGWHKYTGFDGICITMDKFGASAPGGECMKNFGFTVENVVNKTKEIL; from the coding sequence ATGGTCGCTGCATCTGTTTCATTAGAGTCACTTTGTGTAAATAGTATAAGAATGCTTGCTGTAGATGCAGTAAATAAATCTAATAGTGGACATCCTGGATTACCAATGGGATGTGCTCCTATGGGTTATGCATTATGGCAAAACATACTTAATCACAACCCTAATAACCCAAAATGGTTCAATAGAGACCGTTTTGTATTATCAGCTGGTCATGGCTGTATGCTGTTATATTCCTTGCTTCATTTGACAGGATATAAATCAGTTTCCATAGAAGATATTAAACAATTTAGGCAATGGGGATCAAAAACTCCTGGGCATCCAGAAACATTCGAAACTGAAGGTGTTGAAGTTACAGCAGGTCCTCTTGGAGCCGGAATTTCAAATGCAGTTGGCTTGGCAATAGCTGAAACACACTTAGCAGCTAAATTTAATAAGTCTGATTGCAATATCGTTGATCACTATACTTATGTAATAATGGGTGATGGCTGTAATCAAGAAGGTATTGCATCAGAGGCCTGCTCATTAGCTGGTCATCTTAAGCTTGGAAAATTAATTGCACTCTATGACGATAATCAAATTACTATTGATGGGCGAACCGACGTTTCTTTTACCGAAGATGTCTTAAAAAGATACGAAGCTTATGGATGGCATGTACAACATGTTGAAGATGGGAATCATGATGTTAAAGGAATCACTGAAGCTATCGAAAAAGCAAAATTAATCACAGACAAGCCTTCAATTATAAAAATTTCTACAACCATAGGTTATGGTTCTCCCAATAAATCAGATACAGCAGGAATTCATGGAGCAGCTGTTGGAGAAGAAGAAGCTGCACTTACTAGAGAGTTTCTAAATTGGGAATATTCGCCATTTGAAATACCCGATGAAGTATATGCGCACTTTAGAAAATCAATAAACAAAGGTGAAAATTTAGAGAAAGAATGGGATTCTAAATTTGCAGAATATCAAAAAAAATATCCCTCTGAAGGAGCCGAGTTAAAAAGAATGCTAGAGGGTCAATTACCTGAGAATTGGGACTCAGATCTCCCCTCTTATTCTCCTGATGATAAAGGGTTAGCCACCAGAAAGCATTCACAAATATGTTTGGGTGCTCTAGGTCCTAACCTACCTGAATTAATTGGCGGATCTGCAGATTTAACTCACTCTAATTACACAGATATAAAAGGAGAAAGTGGATCATTCCAGCCACATAGCCCTGAAAAAAGATATTTACATTTTGGCGTACGAGAGCATGCAATGGCAGCTGTACTTAATGGTATTGCCTATCACAATAGTGGTCTTATCCCTTATGGTGGAACCTTTCTTGTTTTCGCCGATTATATGAGGGGCTCAATGAGACTTTCAGCACTTAGCGAATTAGGAGTCATCTATGTCTTAACTCACGATTCAATTGGTGTAGGAGAAGATGGTCCAACACATCAACCCATTGAAACTATCCCTTCTCTACGGGCCATGCCTAACATGCTAGTTTTCAGACCTGGAGATGGCAACGAGACGAGCGGAGCTTATAAGCTTGCTATTCAAAATCGAAAAAGACCTTCTGCCCTTTGTTTAAGTAGACAAGGTATGCCAAATCAAGAAAATACTTCGATCGACAAAGTTGCTCTAGGGGGATATGTAGTTTCCGATTGTGAAGGAACACCAGATCTAATATTTATTGGTACTGGAAGCGAACTGAATCTTTGCATTGAAGCAAGTAAAGAAATTTCAAGCTTAGGTAAAAAAATTAGAGTTGTTTCTATGCCTTGTGTAGAACTTTTTGAAGAGCAAGAAGAATCTTATAAAGAAAGTGTTTTACCTAGTAGTGTGAAAAAAAGAGTTGTAGTAGAAGCTGCCCATTCATTTGGTTGGCATAAATATACAGGTTTTGATGGAATTTGTATTACTATGGACAAATTTGGTGCATCAGCACCAGGTGGAGAATGTATGAAAAATTTTGGATTTACAGTCGAAAACGTAGTTAATAAAACGAAAGAAATTCTATAA